From Methanobacterium congolense, one genomic window encodes:
- a CDS encoding 50S ribosomal protein L10, translating to MPHVASWKKEEVESLKELIESHDVVGMANLSDIPAPQLQKMRRSLKDSAVVKMSRKTLMSLALSESKKENIADLEGHMEGQPAMIFTDMNPFKLYKILEASKTDAPAKAGSIAPADIVVPKGDTAFKPGPILGELQKVGIPAKIDKGKIVITNDKTIVAEGETISKEIASMLTRLEIFPMEVGIDLVAAYEDQTVYTSDVLTIDEEKTIADVQKAFTQALNLSVNAVIFNKESVPVLLQNANTKAMNLALNADVLTSKTRDMILAKAYSQMLAVASEVSGKDADAVDDELREKLNSQAAAAAAPKDENKPEDDEEEEAEEEEEENAAAGLGALFG from the coding sequence ATGCCTCATGTAGCTAGTTGGAAGAAAGAAGAGGTGGAAAGCCTCAAAGAACTCATAGAAAGCCATGATGTTGTGGGTATGGCTAACCTTTCAGACATACCAGCTCCTCAGCTTCAGAAGATGCGAAGATCCTTGAAGGACAGTGCAGTTGTTAAGATGTCAAGGAAAACCTTAATGAGCCTTGCACTTTCAGAGTCCAAAAAGGAAAACATAGCAGATCTTGAAGGACACATGGAGGGCCAGCCCGCCATGATCTTCACAGATATGAACCCATTCAAGCTGTACAAGATACTTGAGGCCAGTAAAACAGATGCTCCTGCAAAAGCTGGAAGCATTGCACCAGCAGACATCGTGGTGCCAAAGGGTGACACAGCCTTCAAACCAGGCCCAATACTTGGTGAGCTCCAGAAAGTAGGCATTCCTGCAAAGATCGACAAGGGCAAAATAGTTATAACCAATGATAAAACTATAGTTGCTGAGGGAGAAACCATCTCCAAGGAAATTGCAAGTATGTTAACCAGACTTGAGATATTCCCAATGGAAGTTGGAATTGACCTTGTAGCTGCTTATGAAGATCAAACAGTTTACACATCTGATGTATTGACAATCGATGAAGAGAAAACAATAGCAGATGTACAGAAAGCCTTCACTCAGGCACTGAACTTGTCAGTGAACGCCGTGATATTCAACAAGGAGTCCGTACCAGTACTACTGCAGAATGCAAACACCAAAGCAATGAACCTGGCACTGAATGCAGATGTCTTAACATCCAAAACCAGGGACATGATACTTGCAAAAGCTTACTCACAGATGCTTGCAGTTGCATCTGAAGTATCAGGTAAGGATGCAGATGCAGTTGATGATGAACTTCGAGAAAAACTGAATTCACAGGCCGCTGCAGCAGCAGCCCCGAAGGATGAAAATAAACCCGAAGACGATGAAGAGGAAGAAGCTGAAGAAGAGGAAGAAGAGAACGCAGCAGCCGGTCTCGGAGCCCTATTTGGCTGA
- a CDS encoding 50S ribosomal protein L1 translates to MKQEILEAVKKAKEDSKPRNFTQSIDVVITIKDLDVKKPENRIDEEVFLPNGRGKDVKVAFIAEGELALQAKNAGADMVITKEDLEKLGKNRKEAKKIANNHDFFVAQADFMPLVGRFLGPVLGPRKKMPKPVPATAKAEPIMEKLKGTAKVRIKDQPVIQALVGAQDMDDELIAENIEAVLDILDRKLEKGRSQIKAMYIKTTMGPVARVI, encoded by the coding sequence ATGAAACAAGAGATACTTGAAGCGGTGAAGAAGGCTAAAGAAGACTCAAAGCCGAGGAACTTCACACAATCCATTGATGTTGTTATAACCATCAAGGATTTAGACGTGAAAAAGCCAGAAAACCGTATAGATGAAGAAGTGTTTCTCCCAAATGGTCGTGGTAAAGACGTTAAAGTTGCCTTCATAGCTGAAGGTGAGTTAGCGCTTCAGGCCAAAAATGCAGGTGCAGATATGGTTATAACCAAGGAAGACCTTGAAAAACTTGGTAAAAACCGTAAAGAAGCGAAAAAGATTGCAAACAACCATGACTTTTTCGTTGCACAGGCAGATTTCATGCCATTGGTAGGTAGATTCCTGGGACCTGTATTAGGACCAAGGAAAAAAATGCCTAAACCTGTTCCTGCAACAGCCAAAGCCGAACCAATCATGGAGAAACTTAAAGGCACAGCAAAAGTTAGAATAAAAGATCAACCAGTTATACAGGCACTTGTAGGTGCTCAGGACATGGATGATGAACTCATTGCAGAGAACATCGAAGCAGTGCTGGATATACTGGACAGAAAACTGGAGAAAGGAAGAAGCCAGATCAAGGCCATGTACATTAAAACAACCATGGGTCCAGTAGCGAGGGTGATCTAA
- a CDS encoding 50S ribosomal protein L11 gives MAKETVEILIDGGKATPGPPLGPAIGPLGINMMQVVEEINKKTSDFSGMKVPVKVIVDISTREFEVEVGTPPTTALIKDELNIEKGSQDPGVDKVADLKVEQALKIARMKFDALLSNDYKMAAKEVIGTCVSMGLTVEGKDPREVQKEIDEGVYDSVLVQDA, from the coding sequence ATGGCAAAAGAAACCGTAGAAATTCTTATAGACGGCGGTAAAGCCACACCAGGACCACCATTAGGTCCTGCAATAGGTCCGCTGGGCATTAACATGATGCAAGTGGTTGAAGAGATCAACAAAAAAACTTCAGATTTCAGTGGAATGAAGGTACCAGTTAAGGTCATAGTTGACATAAGTACCAGGGAATTTGAAGTGGAAGTTGGTACACCACCAACAACCGCACTCATCAAGGATGAACTCAACATAGAAAAGGGTTCACAGGATCCTGGAGTAGACAAAGTAGCAGACCTCAAAGTTGAACAGGCACTGAAGATCGCTCGTATGAAATTCGATGCATTACTGTCCAACGACTACAAGATGGCTGCTAAAGAGGTTATAGGTACCTGCGTAAGTATGGGACTAACCGTCGAAGGAAAGGACCCAAGAGAAGTGCAGAAAGAAATAGATGAAGGAGTGTACGACAGTGTACTTGTTCAGGATGCTTAA
- a CDS encoding transcription elongation factor Spt5 encodes MIYAIRTLVGQEKNVARLLARNVKTSGIEVRSILVPETLKGYILVESDTKIDMQNPAFKVPHMKGAIEGEIPYDEIQTFLNPEPITASIKKGSIVELVSGPFKGEKAKVIRIDESKEDVVLELIEAAVPIPVTVKGDQIRLIQKEAD; translated from the coding sequence TTGATCTATGCAATAAGAACCCTTGTGGGCCAGGAGAAGAACGTTGCAAGACTCCTTGCAAGGAATGTTAAAACGAGTGGAATTGAAGTTCGCTCAATTTTAGTGCCCGAAACACTTAAAGGATATATTTTAGTTGAATCAGACACTAAAATAGACATGCAGAATCCTGCATTTAAGGTTCCCCACATGAAGGGTGCAATCGAAGGTGAAATACCCTACGATGAGATACAAACCTTTTTAAACCCTGAACCTATAACAGCCTCCATCAAGAAAGGAAGTATTGTGGAACTGGTATCAGGACCATTTAAGGGAGAAAAGGCCAAAGTTATCAGGATAGACGAATCTAAAGAAGATGTGGTCTTAGAACTTATTGAGGCCGCAGTTCCAATTCCTGTTACAGTTAAAGGTGATCAAATCAGATTAATACAGAAGGAGGCAGATTAA
- a CDS encoding protein translocase SEC61 complex subunit gamma, which translates to MSLSKESTVNFLKLCQRVLHVSRKPDRSEYFNVAKITGIGVIIIGVVGFVVSMIAQLLGQ; encoded by the coding sequence ATGAGTTTAAGTAAAGAGTCAACAGTCAATTTTCTAAAATTATGTCAGAGAGTTCTGCATGTGTCCAGGAAACCAGACAGATCAGAATATTTTAACGTTGCCAAAATAACAGGCATTGGAGTTATAATAATAGGTGTTGTAGGATTTGTAGTCAGCATGATAGCCCAACTTTTAGGCCAGTAA
- the ftsZ gene encoding cell division protein FtsZ — protein sequence MKSLINNTIKESEKRRERSEVEAHHEYDDSIDNDLKEIIQRSRAKIYVIGTGGAGNNTVSRLSEIGIAGAGTISVNTDAQDLFYSKSDHKILIGRDTCGGLGAGGIPDVGEQSAEESEEQIKAKLEGSDMVFVTCGLGGGTGTGSAPVISKLAKKLGALTIAVATMPFSAEGLRRRENAEKGLEKLQNAADTVIVIPNDKLLEVAPNLPINKAFMVADEILGRAVKGITELITKPGLIGLDFADIRSIMMGSGMAMIGMGESDSGDRAIESVHEALNSPLLDLDISNAKGALINISGSSDLTLHEAEKVVQIVADELDPDANIIWGTQIQEDLQNTVRTTIVVAGVKSPHIFGLPGEREFVEEKTKETVPESSLEEFIDGVF from the coding sequence TTGAAATCTCTTATAAACAATACCATAAAAGAATCTGAAAAGAGAAGGGAAAGATCAGAAGTTGAAGCCCATCATGAATATGATGACAGCATCGACAACGATCTTAAAGAGATTATACAGAGAAGCCGGGCTAAAATCTATGTTATTGGAACTGGAGGGGCAGGAAACAATACAGTTTCAAGACTCAGTGAAATAGGAATAGCCGGAGCAGGAACTATCTCGGTAAATACCGACGCACAGGATCTTTTTTACTCAAAATCAGACCATAAAATACTCATTGGTCGGGACACATGCGGAGGTCTTGGAGCTGGTGGAATCCCTGATGTAGGAGAACAGAGTGCCGAAGAAAGCGAAGAGCAGATAAAGGCCAAACTCGAAGGGTCAGATATGGTCTTTGTAACCTGTGGTCTTGGTGGAGGAACAGGAACTGGTTCTGCACCAGTCATATCAAAGCTTGCAAAGAAATTAGGGGCTCTTACAATAGCTGTTGCAACAATGCCCTTCAGTGCAGAGGGACTTCGAAGAAGAGAAAACGCTGAAAAAGGACTTGAAAAGCTTCAAAACGCTGCAGACACAGTAATAGTCATTCCAAATGACAAACTCCTTGAAGTAGCACCTAACCTTCCAATAAACAAGGCTTTCATGGTTGCAGATGAGATACTTGGAAGGGCTGTGAAGGGCATAACCGAACTCATAACCAAACCTGGTTTAATCGGTCTGGACTTTGCAGACATCCGAAGTATTATGATGGGCTCAGGAATGGCAATGATAGGAATGGGTGAATCTGATTCAGGTGACAGGGCAATAGAATCTGTTCATGAAGCTCTCAACAGTCCACTGCTTGATCTTGACATATCCAATGCCAAAGGTGCACTCATAAACATCTCTGGAAGCTCAGATCTGACACTCCATGAGGCAGAGAAAGTTGTTCAGATAGTTGCAGATGAACTGGATCCAGATGCAAACATAATCTGGGGTACACAGATACAGGAAGACCTCCAGAACACAGTAAGAACAACCATAGTCGTGGCAGGAGTTAAGTCACCACATATATTTGGACTGCCAGGTGAACGTGAGTTCGTAGAAGAAAAGACAAAAGAAACTGTTCCAGAATCTTCATTAGAAGAATTCATTGACGGTGTTTTTTAA
- a CDS encoding pyruvate kinase alpha/beta domain-containing protein produces MDKNIHYFENPGIENTDKLIELVKARKEELGIKNIVIASASGSSGVKLAEKIEDASIVNVTHHAGFRGGDEIEVETKYGLELEKRGVEIYAGSHALSGVGRGISNKFGGVTPVEVVAETLRMFSQGLKVCVEISIMAADAGLIPTDTEVIAIGGTGKGVDTAVVLSPAHINNFFDLRIHEIIAMPRP; encoded by the coding sequence ATGGATAAAAACATTCATTACTTTGAAAATCCAGGTATAGAAAACACAGATAAACTCATAGAACTTGTTAAAGCTCGAAAAGAAGAGTTAGGCATAAAGAACATTGTTATTGCATCTGCATCTGGAAGTTCAGGTGTTAAACTTGCAGAGAAGATTGAGGATGCGAGTATCGTTAACGTGACCCACCATGCAGGTTTCAGGGGTGGGGATGAAATCGAGGTTGAAACCAAGTACGGTTTGGAACTTGAGAAGAGAGGTGTTGAAATCTACGCAGGATCCCATGCTCTCAGCGGTGTTGGGAGGGGAATATCCAACAAATTCGGCGGCGTTACACCTGTTGAAGTAGTTGCAGAAACTTTAAGGATGTTCTCCCAGGGTTTGAAAGTCTGCGTTGAAATAAGTATCATGGCAGCAGATGCGGGACTTATACCAACAGATACTGAGGTTATAGCCATAGGTGGAACTGGAAAAGGTGTGGATACTGCAGTTGTTCTCAGTCCAGCACATATAAACAACTTCTTTGACCTCAGGATACATGAGATCATTGCAATGCCAAGACCCTGA
- the comA gene encoding phosphosulfolactate synthase has translation MNAFNFLTQDRVKEPGTGITMMLDKGTGPKMLEDLLEISGEHVDLAKFGWCTSAVYNEEIVKTKVESYKAHGVVPYPGGTLFEVAYTQNKLEEFLNEADKLGFEAIEISDGSVDIPLEARDEVIQNVKDNGFMVITEVGKKDPQKDGEYTTQERVELIEHDINMGAYKVLIEAREGGKGIGIYDNAGNVKKDDVQRIADSIDVKNVIWEAPQKNQQVYLILKFGANVNLGNIPPEEIISLETMRRGLRGDTLGKVNL, from the coding sequence ATGAACGCATTTAATTTTCTCACACAGGATCGCGTTAAAGAACCTGGTACTGGAATTACCATGATGTTAGATAAGGGAACAGGACCTAAAATGTTGGAGGACCTGCTTGAGATATCAGGTGAACACGTTGATCTTGCGAAATTTGGATGGTGCACATCTGCGGTGTACAATGAAGAAATTGTAAAAACTAAGGTTGAATCTTATAAAGCCCATGGTGTTGTGCCATACCCCGGTGGAACATTATTTGAAGTAGCTTACACTCAAAACAAACTTGAAGAATTTCTGAATGAAGCAGATAAACTTGGATTTGAAGCTATTGAAATATCAGATGGTTCTGTTGATATTCCTTTAGAAGCTAGGGATGAAGTGATCCAGAACGTTAAGGACAACGGATTCATGGTAATAACAGAGGTTGGAAAGAAGGATCCTCAAAAAGATGGAGAATACACGACTCAAGAAAGGGTGGAACTAATTGAACACGATATAAACATGGGAGCATACAAGGTACTTATCGAGGCTAGAGAAGGAGGAAAGGGTATAGGTATTTATGATAATGCTGGAAATGTTAAAAAAGATGATGTTCAAAGGATTGCAGACAGTATTGACGTTAAGAATGTGATCTGGGAGGCTCCTCAGAAGAATCAGCAAGTTTACCTCATACTCAAATTTGGAGCCAATGTAAACCTGGGTAACATTCCTCCAGAAGAGATAATCTCCCTTGAAACAATGAGGCGTGGATTAAGGGGGGATACCCTGGGAAAGGTGAACCTGTGA
- a CDS encoding ATP-binding cassette domain-containing protein, translating to MIEKITVRGGYDKQGNKEPVEEVIIRKGEIFGVVGPTGSGKSSLIGDIEQLAQEDTFSRRKILVNDEEPSYEDRTNPRKKMVAQLSQNMNFLADMSVGDFLNLHAKCRGASDKCVNSVIKLANTLTGEPIKKDFDLTILSGGQSRALMVADVAIISDSPIVLIDEIENAGIRKHDALKVLSGHGKIVMVVTHDPVLALMTDKRIVMKAGGMQNVVGTTPAEKAISKKLNKIDELLLSLRDKVRNGEIIEDVNMEDLEL from the coding sequence ATGATAGAGAAAATAACTGTTAGAGGTGGCTACGATAAACAGGGAAACAAGGAACCTGTTGAAGAAGTCATCATAAGAAAGGGTGAAATATTTGGAGTTGTAGGTCCAACAGGAAGCGGTAAAAGTTCTCTCATAGGAGATATAGAACAGCTCGCACAGGAAGACACCTTTTCACGCAGAAAGATCCTGGTGAATGATGAAGAACCAAGTTACGAGGACAGAACAAACCCACGCAAGAAGATGGTGGCTCAACTGTCCCAGAACATGAACTTCCTTGCGGACATGTCTGTGGGTGACTTTTTGAATCTTCACGCCAAATGCAGAGGTGCCAGTGACAAATGTGTGAACTCCGTTATAAAACTGGCAAACACACTCACTGGAGAGCCAATAAAAAAGGACTTTGACCTTACAATTCTAAGTGGAGGTCAGTCAAGGGCTTTGATGGTTGCAGATGTGGCAATAATAAGTGATTCACCAATCGTGCTCATCGATGAAATAGAGAACGCAGGTATAAGAAAACACGATGCCCTTAAGGTTCTATCGGGGCATGGAAAAATAGTGATGGTTGTAACCCATGACCCTGTGCTTGCACTCATGACAGATAAACGTATAGTTATGAAGGCTGGAGGTATGCAGAATGTTGTGGGCACAACACCTGCAGAAAAAGCAATATCAAAGAAACTGAACAAGATCGATGAACTCCTGCTCAGTTTAAGGGACAAGGTGCGTAATGGAGAAATTATTGAAGATGTAAATATGGAAGATCTGGAACTGTGA
- a CDS encoding GTP-binding protein has product MRMVIVAGTPGSGKTAVLIHALKNLKERDLKSSVVKIDCLYTDDDQKFARVGVPTKVGLSMDMCPDHYAIYNVEDMIAWAEENESDFLIVETAGLCHRCAPYTMNCLGVCVIDATSGPNTPLKVGPFLSTADIAVITKGDMISQAEREIFRERVLEVNPKCKIIEANGLSGQGCVELAEEMIKSEEVALDEEKLRHSAPLAVCTLCVGETKVNKKYHRGILRKIDGFQSYEGE; this is encoded by the coding sequence ATGAGAATGGTAATTGTTGCAGGAACCCCGGGTTCTGGAAAGACAGCTGTACTGATACATGCCCTTAAAAACCTCAAAGAAAGGGATTTAAAATCATCCGTGGTTAAAATTGATTGTCTCTACACAGATGACGATCAAAAATTTGCCAGGGTTGGGGTACCAACCAAGGTGGGACTTTCCATGGACATGTGTCCAGACCACTACGCCATCTACAACGTAGAAGATATGATAGCTTGGGCAGAAGAGAATGAATCAGATTTTCTCATTGTTGAAACAGCAGGACTCTGCCACAGATGCGCTCCTTACACAATGAACTGCCTAGGGGTTTGTGTTATAGATGCAACCAGCGGACCCAACACCCCCCTTAAAGTTGGCCCATTCCTCAGCACAGCAGACATCGCAGTCATAACAAAGGGTGACATGATATCTCAGGCTGAACGTGAAATATTCCGGGAAAGGGTCCTTGAAGTGAACCCAAAATGTAAGATAATAGAAGCAAATGGCCTTTCAGGTCAGGGATGCGTTGAACTTGCGGAAGAGATGATAAAGTCAGAAGAAGTGGCCCTTGATGAGGAAAAATTAAGGCATTCCGCACCTCTTGCTGTGTGCACGTTATGTGTTGGAGAAACCAAGGTTAACAAAAAATACCATCGAGGAATACTCCGTAAAATTGATGGATTCCAGAGCTATGAAGGAGAATAA
- a CDS encoding (Fe-S)-binding protein: MSNSSNNTDPRSRLLKLLPGFNCGVCGYARCEEFAHFLLKNKVEVESCRFLLQEIFNENRNEIREILKEEDVIPEEEKFVGVLDGYEADFILHPLPGERSCREVLYPFTHKELKAGDVVRYRPLACPITHFAKILSEDNGLITVHMIGPCHRIDPESDFEFLDIGICMVGGFEGIIEGNMPRIGETVRFLPGHCMMQKVHSGVLVQLEGKRAIIEGIDLKVWAPPIKG, encoded by the coding sequence ATGAGCAACAGTTCAAACAACACAGATCCGCGATCCAGGCTTTTGAAACTCTTACCTGGCTTCAACTGTGGTGTGTGTGGCTACGCAAGGTGCGAAGAGTTTGCACATTTCCTCCTAAAAAATAAGGTAGAAGTTGAAAGCTGCAGATTTCTCCTTCAAGAAATATTCAATGAAAACAGGAATGAAATAAGGGAGATACTCAAGGAAGAGGATGTGATCCCTGAAGAGGAAAAATTTGTGGGAGTTCTGGACGGATACGAAGCAGATTTTATATTGCATCCCCTCCCCGGGGAACGTTCATGCCGAGAAGTTCTTTATCCATTCACACACAAGGAACTCAAAGCAGGAGATGTTGTAAGGTACAGGCCACTTGCATGTCCAATAACCCATTTTGCAAAGATTCTAAGTGAGGACAACGGCCTCATAACTGTCCACATGATAGGACCCTGCCACAGAATTGATCCAGAATCTGACTTTGAATTCCTGGACATTGGAATATGTATGGTTGGAGGATTTGAGGGCATAATCGAGGGAAACATGCCCCGTATCGGTGAAACAGTCCGATTCCTTCCAGGGCACTGTATGATGCAGAAGGTCCATTCTGGAGTTCTTGTGCAGCTTGAAGGTAAAAGGGCAATAATAGAGGGAATAGACCTTAAGGTTTGGGCACCACCAATTAAGGGATAA
- a CDS encoding coenzyme F420-0:L-glutamate ligase — protein MDEHVLDKKLNYLTIPIKTGYIKPGEPYETIVHAATDLIEDGDFLVISETPISVSQNRLVDESKFEPSLLSTILAEVWSKYMWGYILGPIFRIKKRTIHNLRKLPPEARSHKKVILEYYGLKHALKPASEAGVDLSNVPGTFLSLLPDKPELVARDIEEKIKDNTGKTVTVMIIDTDASYEIFGRKFTSLPIAVSGIKYDLGFFGYVLGRFGSKIGPTPLGISKSHDLDDIIGIAKLAEEYHEKNEMDIETVYDMGSAFDGDITDITVEMLDSVEHTPAVIVRII, from the coding sequence TTGGATGAACATGTATTGGATAAGAAACTGAATTACCTCACTATACCAATTAAAACAGGATACATAAAACCTGGTGAACCTTATGAAACAATAGTTCATGCTGCTACAGATCTTATCGAAGATGGAGATTTTCTTGTGATCTCTGAAACACCCATATCTGTATCCCAGAACAGGCTAGTTGATGAATCAAAATTTGAACCATCACTATTATCCACAATACTTGCAGAAGTATGGTCCAAATATATGTGGGGTTATATTCTGGGCCCAATTTTCCGGATAAAAAAGAGAACCATCCATAACCTCAGAAAACTTCCTCCAGAAGCCAGATCTCATAAAAAGGTTATTCTGGAATATTATGGGCTGAAACATGCACTTAAACCTGCATCTGAAGCAGGAGTGGATTTGAGTAACGTTCCTGGAACATTCCTTTCATTACTTCCAGATAAACCTGAACTGGTTGCAAGGGATATTGAAGAGAAGATAAAAGATAACACAGGTAAGACAGTTACTGTGATGATCATAGACACCGATGCAAGTTACGAAATTTTTGGTAGAAAATTCACATCCCTTCCCATAGCAGTTTCTGGCATAAAATATGATCTGGGATTTTTTGGGTATGTTTTAGGCCGATTTGGGAGTAAAATAGGTCCAACACCTTTGGGAATTTCAAAGAGCCATGATCTGGATGATATAATTGGAATAGCTAAACTAGCTGAAGAATATCATGAAAAAAATGAGATGGATATAGAAACGGTTTACGATATGGGCAGTGCCTTCGATGGGGACATAACTGATATCACAGTTGAAATGCTCGATTCTGTTGAACACACACCAGCTGTAATTGTTAGAATCATTTAA
- the tfe gene encoding transcription factor E: MLMDPTVQEVLMDITNDEESSVSIIECLVKGKTTDEEIAEETEVRLNIVRKVLYKLYDAGVASYKRSKDPETQWYTYSWKFEEEKVADIINHKYENFSREIEEALEFEEGNMFFVCLTNGCRYRFEEASENNFVCPKCGGNLEYQDNSAVITELKEMMQKMS, encoded by the coding sequence ATGCTTATGGATCCCACCGTTCAAGAAGTCCTCATGGACATCACAAATGATGAGGAAAGCAGTGTTTCCATCATTGAATGTTTAGTGAAGGGTAAAACAACAGACGAAGAAATTGCAGAAGAAACTGAAGTAAGACTTAATATTGTAAGAAAAGTACTCTACAAACTTTACGATGCAGGAGTTGCTAGTTACAAAAGAAGCAAAGACCCTGAAACCCAGTGGTATACATACAGTTGGAAGTTTGAGGAGGAAAAGGTTGCAGACATAATAAATCACAAGTATGAAAACTTTTCAAGGGAAATTGAAGAGGCACTGGAATTCGAAGAAGGAAACATGTTCTTTGTATGTTTAACCAACGGATGCAGATATAGATTCGAGGAAGCATCTGAAAACAACTTTGTATGTCCAAAATGTGGTGGAAACCTTGAATATCAGGATAACTCTGCAGTTATAACTGAATTGAAGGAAATGATGCAAAAAATGAGTTGA
- a CDS encoding TIGR00295 family protein yields MNSNLILENLNDLKLPSHVIEHCKTVSRKALQLSSNFNHVNVDLIEEGALLHDIGRSKTHSIFHGVVGAEILRKNGYPIEVQKIAERHIGAGIPRLEAEALGLPSKDYIPLTLEEKIVAHADNLVHGTEEVGIEFVLKKWEKRIGSDHPSIPRILKLHEEIVGSTDLNE; encoded by the coding sequence TTGAATTCGAATTTAATCTTAGAGAACTTAAACGATCTAAAATTACCTTCCCATGTAATTGAGCACTGTAAAACAGTTTCAAGGAAGGCACTACAATTATCCTCTAATTTTAACCATGTGAATGTGGATTTGATTGAAGAAGGAGCTCTGCTCCATGATATTGGTAGATCAAAAACCCACAGTATATTTCACGGGGTGGTGGGTGCAGAGATACTTCGTAAAAATGGATATCCCATTGAAGTCCAGAAAATTGCTGAAAGACATATAGGTGCCGGAATACCTCGGCTTGAAGCAGAAGCACTTGGATTACCCTCTAAAGATTATATTCCCCTAACACTTGAGGAAAAAATCGTTGCCCATGCAGACAACCTTGTACATGGCACAGAAGAAGTTGGAATAGAATTCGTCCTTAAGAAATGGGAAAAACGGATTGGATCGGATCATCCATCAATTCCAAGGATTTTAAAGCTTCACGAAGAAATCGTTGGAAGTACTGATCTTAACGAGTAA
- a CDS encoding TfuA-related McrA-glycine thioamidation protein, whose protein sequence is MDKNITRTDKRIIVFTGPSIHPKDAVKILKADYRPPVGRDDVIKALQDKPDVIAIIDGVFHQKPAVSHKEILRALKEGVRVVGGASMGALRASELDDFGMVGVGRVYSYYKNGLIEADDDVAVVFNPETLEQLSEALVTMGYNFRLAVNEDLIDEEDFKSLVQTAKSIYYPKRTYRKVLKDAKIDEDKKEELERFLDERGIDLKMEDAVEVLKYVKENL, encoded by the coding sequence TTGGATAAAAATATAACACGTACTGATAAAAGGATCATAGTATTTACAGGACCATCGATCCACCCTAAAGATGCTGTTAAAATTTTGAAGGCAGACTACCGACCTCCAGTAGGGCGTGATGATGTAATCAAAGCTTTACAGGATAAACCTGATGTGATAGCAATTATTGATGGTGTTTTCCACCAGAAACCTGCTGTTTCCCATAAAGAAATACTCAGAGCATTGAAAGAAGGTGTCAGGGTTGTTGGTGGTGCAAGTATGGGTGCACTTCGGGCATCTGAACTGGATGATTTTGGAATGGTTGGGGTGGGCAGAGTTTACAGTTACTACAAAAACGGATTAATAGAAGCTGATGATGATGTTGCAGTTGTATTCAACCCTGAAACCCTGGAACAGCTCTCAGAAGCCCTTGTTACTATGGGATACAATTTCAGGCTAGCTGTGAACGAAGATCTGATAGATGAAGAAGACTTTAAAAGTTTAGTTCAAACTGCAAAATCCATTTATTACCCTAAGAGAACCTACAGAAAGGTTTTAAAGGATGCTAAGATTGATGAGGATAAAAAAGAGGAGCTTGAAAGATTTCTTGATGAAAGAGGTATTGACCTGAAAATGGAAGATGCTGTTGAAGTCCTGAAATACGTAAAAGAGAATTTATAA